The stretch of DNA CAAGTCAGCACTTTGAATACATAATGAAAAGTTATTCCCCGCCGCATAGGCTTCGCCTGTGTCCATATTATCTTCGGCGATCATGATTTTTGTTTTACCGATGGTTAAGACAGAGTGAGAAATGTAGTTTTTATTGTCATCCGTAAGCTGAACGGAGCTGTCGCGCTTGGCCATATCTTGATAGGTAACTAGCAGCAATGGCTTGGCATTGAAATGCTTTTTGTAGAAATCAATAGCTTCTCCTGCTCTTCCGTTCATGGATAAGAAAACAGCTACTTCTAGGGTTGTACTCATGGTTTTAATCTCCTTTAGTATCATAGTTTTAGGGCAATATCTTATGGATTTGATCTGTTCCCTTAAACCCATTATCCTTGATAAAGGGTTCAAAATAAGACACCTTTATCAGGAGATGAACATGAAGAAATCCGAGAGATTGAATGATATGATTCGGTACTTAAACAACCGAGAGTTCTTTAATTTAAAAGATCTTATGGAACAATACCACATATCCAAAAGTACGGCTCTGCGGGATATTGGTTCATTAGAAGAATTAGGCATGCCGATTTATGCCGAACATGGCAGACATGGACGATACCGGATCTTAAAAAACAGACTGCTTTCCCCGATTGTCTTTACCATGGATGAAGTGTATGCTCTGTATTTTGCCATGTTAACACTGGAAGCATACCAATCCACTCCCTTTCACTTAAGTGGGAATCAGCTGAACGAGAAGTTTGAGCACTGCCTGTCCAAAATGCAAATTGAGCAGATCCACAAAATGAAAAAGGTTCTGCAATTTGAAGTGTATCCGCACCGTAATGCCAGCCTTTTTTTAGATAAAATTCTGAAGAGTATTCTTCATGAGAGCCTCTGTAAAATTCAATATGCTAAAAATCACCGAACTAAAAGTTACCAAGTGCAGTTTTATAAAATTTCTGCGAAGTTTGGACAGTGGTATGCGGCTGGAATTGAGGGAAGTACGAATAAACCTAGAGTTTTTAGATGCGATAGAATAACCTCCATAGAGGAGATGGAAGTGGATACACGCTTTTCTATAGATGAACTTCTCAGCCGCTCCTTGGATGCATCTCAAGCTGAGAAACGTATTGAATTTGAGGTGGAGATTGAGGAACGGGCTAAGGATCTCTATTATAAAGAGAATTATCCTTCAATGGAACTGGTAGAGGGGAGCAGAACCGTGATAAGAGGGGATTATCATCCAGGGGAAGAGGAGTTTATTGCCAGTTATTTTATGAGATATGGTCATTCGGTTATAGCCGTAAAGCCGTTAGCCTTAAGACAGCTTATTCTAGACCGAGTAGGGAGCCTTCTGAAGCATTATCACACTATGAATAAAAAAAGCGGGAGGATCGCCCGCTTTACATGAAATAGTATACTTACCGCGATCCTTGAGCGATGGCTTTCGTCTCTTGAACGGTGCCATATGGATGGTGAGGCGGGGCATAGATCACATAAAGTTTAAGCGGGCGATTGCCTGTATTGGTTACATTGTGCCATTTTCCAGCGGGAATCATAATTGCATAACCATCATAAGCCATGACTTGAAAATCTAATTTGTCTCTGCGCTCCCCCATTTGAACAAGTCCCTGACCTTCTTCGATCCGTATAAACTGGTCGGTGGTC from Paenibacillus sp. CAA11 encodes:
- a CDS encoding VOC family protein; this encodes MSTTLEVAVFLSMNGRAGEAIDFYKKHFNAKPLLLVTYQDMAKRDSSVQLTDDNKNYISHSVLTIGKTKIMIAEDNMDTGEAYAAGNNFSLCIQSADLEEIKQFYNSLMTDGRVRVIVPLAENVFSKAYGIVEDPFGVQIQLMYDHRLQ
- a CDS encoding helix-turn-helix transcriptional regulator, with amino-acid sequence MDKKTATSRVVLMVLISFSIIVLGQYLMDLICSLKPIILDKGFKIRHLYQEMNMKKSERLNDMIRYLNNREFFNLKDLMEQYHISKSTALRDIGSLEELGMPIYAEHGRHGRYRILKNRLLSPIVFTMDEVYALYFAMLTLEAYQSTPFHLSGNQLNEKFEHCLSKMQIEQIHKMKKVLQFEVYPHRNASLFLDKILKSILHESLCKIQYAKNHRTKSYQVQFYKISAKFGQWYAAGIEGSTNKPRVFRCDRITSIEEMEVDTRFSIDELLSRSLDASQAEKRIEFEVEIEERAKDLYYKENYPSMELVEGSRTVIRGDYHPGEEEFIASYFMRYGHSVIAVKPLALRQLILDRVGSLLKHYHTMNKKSGRIARFT